The Mustela erminea isolate mMusErm1 chromosome 18, mMusErm1.Pri, whole genome shotgun sequence genome has a window encoding:
- the LOC116577415 gene encoding keratin, type I cytoskeletal 14 yields the protein MTTCSRQFTSSSSMKGSCGIGGGSSRMSSVLAGGSCRAPSAYGGLSVSSSRYSSGGACGLGGGYGGGFSSSSSFGGGLGSGFGGGYGGGLGAGFGGGFGGGLGAGFGSGFGGGDGLLVGSEKVTMQNLNDRLASYLDKVRALEEANADLEVKIRDWYQRQRPAETKDYSPYFKTIEDLRNKILTATVDNANVLLQIDNARLAADDFRTKYETELNLRMSVEADTNGLRRVLDELTLSRADLEMQIESLKEELAYLKKNHEEEMNSLRGQVGGDVNVEMDAAPGVDLSRILNEMRDQYEKMAEKNRKDAEDWFFSKTEELNREVATNSELVQSGKSEISELRRTVQNLEIELQSQLSMKASLENSLEETKGRYCMQLAQIQDLIGNVEEQLAQLRCEMEQQNQEYKILLDVKTRLEQEIATYRRLLEGEDAHLSSSQFSSGSQSSRDVTSSSRQIRTKVMDVHDGKVVSTHEQVLRTKN from the exons ATGACCACCTGCAGCCGTCAGTTCACCTCCTCCAGCTCCATGAAGGGCTCCTGTGGCATTGGCGGTGGCTCCAGCCGCATGTCCTCTGTCCTGGCCGGAGGGTCCTGCCGGGCCCCCAGCGCCTACGGGGGCCTGTCGGTCTCCTCCTCCCGCTATTCTTCTGGGGGGGCCTGCGGCCTGGGGGGTGGCTATGGTGGCGgcttcagcagcagcagcagctttggTGGGGGCCTGGGTAGTGGCTTTGGTGGAGGTTATGGTGGTGGCCTGGGTGCTGGCTTTGGTGGTGGCTTTGGTGGTGGCCTCGGTGCTGGCTTCGGCAGTGGCTTCGGTGGTGGGGACGGGCTCCTGGTGGGCAGTGAGAAGGTGACCATGCAGAACCTCAACGACCGCCTGGCCTCCTACTTGGACAAGGTGCGGGCCCTGGAGGAGGCCAACGCCGACCTGGAGGTGAAGATCCGGGACTGGTACCAGAGGCAGAGGCCCGCTGAGACCAAGGACTACAGCCCCTACTTCAAGACCATTGAGGATCTGCGGAACAAG ATCCTCACGGCCACTGTGGACAATGCTAATGTCCTCCTGCAGATAGATAATGCCCGGCTGGCTGCTGATGACTTCCGGACCAA GTACGAGACGGAGCTGAACCTGCGCATGAGCGTGGAGGCTGACACCAACGGCCTGCGCCGGGTGCTGGACGAACTGACCCTGTCCAGAGCCGACCTGGAGATGCAGATCGAGAGCCTGAAGGAGGAGCTGGCCTACCTGAAGAAGAACCACGAGGAG GAGATGAACTCTCTGAGAGGCCAGGTGGGTGGAGATGTCAACGTGGAGATGGACGCTGCCCCCGGCGTGGACCTGAGCCGCATCCTGAACGAGATGCGCGACCAGTACGAGAAGATGGCGGAGAAGAACCGCAAGGACGCCGAGGACTGGTTCTTCAGCAAG acAGAGGAGCTGAACCGCGAGGTGGCCACCAACAGCGAGCTGGTGCAGAGCGGCAAGAGCGAGATCTCCGAGCTCCGGCGCACGGTGCAGAACCTGGAGATCGAACTGCAGTCCCAGCTCAGCATG AAAGCATCCTTGGAGAACAGCCTGGAGGAGACCAAAGGCCGCTACTGCATGCAGCTGGCCCAGATCCAGGACCTGATCGGCAACGTGGAGGAGCAGCTGGCCCAGCTGCGCTGCGAGATGGAGCAGCAGAACCAGGAATACAAGATCCTGCTGGACGTGAAGACAAGGCTGGAGCAGGAGATCGCCACCTACCGCCGCCTGCTGGAGGGCGAGGACGCCCA CCTCTCCTCCTCCCAGTTCTCTTCTGGCTCTCAGTCCTCCAGAGACG TGACCTCCTCCAGTCGCCAGATCCGCACCAAGGTCATGGATGTGCACGATGGCAAGGTGGTGTCCACCCACGAGCAGGTCCTTCGCACCAAGAACTGA